The nucleotide sequence AACACAATGagtttaaggtaaaaaaaataatCGATTTAGCTTAAATTATTTATCAATGTGTAGGTGCTCGTTTGTACCCACACTCAAACACTCTCGCTTATATTAGTGTCTGGAGTGGTAACTGTACTTCCGGAGGCAGAAACACGGTTTAAGGAAGCTGGTTGTACATGAAAGGTATATAACACCAACATTATGAAAAATTAGACGccggtgcaacatctgggtgttttTATATATAGACAATtctccatccagtgactttatcaaaaCAATACAAGGACCTAATGTGATGAATGTGGAACTattcaaaagatgaggtaatcagtccctcagccgtggAGTTGGTGCTCCACActgactccaaggctgagggactaattgccTTATCTTCTGTATATAGCTCTACATTCTTCAAATTATGTTCttatattgtattgataaagccactggatggagaaacgtctacaaataaagatacccagatgttgcaaatgtgtctataTCTAAATCAGTAAAGCTGGTGTTTCTTGGGTGCCAGTTTTGAGAGCAGCAGCTGCTCACCTGTGTGCAGATGAAGAAGCAGTAGATATGCCAGAATCTTTAGCAGCGAGGTCTGATATTCCTGCCAAATCTTTCGTCGTTATATCCTCGATGAGTCGAAAGTAATCTGGCAAGACCTTTGAGACTCGAGCAAGCCTCTCCAGTTCCTCGGGCTTGACCTCCCTGCCATCGGCTTTAGCTGCCGCCCGCATTATCTTCTCAGTTATGGGCAGGAAAGATAAGATAATATCCTGGATAACTTTAAAGTCTGCAGGATCCGATGAAGGGTCACGAGATCTTGTTATCTTTTCAAATACGTCAGCGATATCTGGGAGAATCTCGATAACAGCATCCACGACGTTCGCGTAGGGTCCTGTTTCTGTGTTGGGCAGTGGCTCTTGGACCTCCAATATTCCGTAAGTCTGAGGAACCGCTCTCACTGCGCACGCGCACAGAAACACGCAGGAAACCAAGGCCTGTGTGATTATTGATGATTTAAGTAAATGTTACCTTGTCACTAAAGTTTTATaaattgtatttttaaaaaataaaaatatttcagACACGTCTTTCTTTTACAGAGATATGTCTGATTTGTATTCTAATACGATTATaattagtagtagaagtaatagtatcagtagcagtaatagtagtagaactAGTGGCAATGgttcaagtagtagtagtagtagtagtaatagtagccgtAGTAGTTGTAACAGAGACAATAAATGAGCCTGGATGCAGTACACATTACCAAGTTTACATATAAAAGAGAGGTACACATGTCTCAGTGTTTACATACATTGAAAGTTAACCTTCAAACATCTTTTAAGAATAAAAGTATTCTTGAATGGTGTTGTAGACATTACTCGCAGACTTTATTAAAGACTCTTGTGTAGTTGATAGGCAATaaaccaaataaaaaaaaagggtgtTAACGAAAAACTGAAGAATAGAAGAGTTTTCAGGAGTTCTTTGAACGTTCAGAGAATTTACATTTAAGTTAAATAATAACTGTTATTCTAGACATTATTGCTAAATTGAGAATAAAGAAAAAAGTAGAGTATCAGAGAGGTAAATGAGAAGAAGCCAGGGTTATGTGCACAAGACGAGTCTTCTAGACTGTCTTTAGATTATTTAGATGTAGTACTTTGTATGTGTATTATTtagaaaaaaatatgtaatatgccTGATCATCATTTAGTAGTAGCTAGGGTAAGAGAAAGTTATAATCCAAGTATCAACTGCTAAACTTGTAGTGAAGGAGAATGAATTAATGGAGAAGAATGTTTTGTTAGAGATATAAGGAATTGTTGGATGAAAGGCTAATTAaatatgaggaggaggaggaggaggaggaagaggaggaggaggaggaagaggaggaggaagaggaggaggaagaggagtgtagatgaatggttcagagaaccaacaagttgataaattagacacatgtgcaacacttgggtatctttattgaggaaacgtttcgccacacagtggcttcatcagtccatacaaaggagaatggtgaagaacaggaggagttcgaggtaatcaatccctcagtcttgagtcgatgtggtcatcagtccatcaatcttttcaagattgatggactgatgaggAGGTCAATGAGTTGTTGGGTGAATTTAGGAAAATGATGCTAGAGATCACCAAGAGATTTTGATTTCAGGAGTGAAAGTGAAGGAGAGAAATAAGGGAGATATAAATAAAATACATAAAAAATTACGCATTAATAATTAcagaaccaaaaaaaaaaaaaaattaaaagctgTAAGGAAAAGTGAAATAAAGTGAGTTATTATCAGTgcattttgttgagaataagagAAAGTTATGGAGATAAATAATGAGAGAAAATTTAAGCATTAAATGAACTTTCATAAAGAGGGAAAGTGATGAGGTGCTAAAAGATGAGGAAACAATTATGAGGAAAtataagcagagagagaggggggggggagagggagagagtttaCTAATGatatgagaatgtgtgtgtgtgtgtgtgtgtgtgtgtgtatgtactcacctatttgtggttgcaggggtcgagtcttagctcctggccccgcctcttcaccggttgctactgggccctctctctccccgctccatgagctttatcaaacctcgtcttaaaactgtgtatggttcctgcctccactacgtcattttctaggctattccactgccttacaactctatgactgaagaaatacttcctactatctctctgactcatttgtgtcttcaacttccaattgtggcctcttgtttctgtgtcccctccctggaacatcctgtctttgtccaccttgtctattccacgcagtattttatatgtcgttatcatgtctcccctgaccctcctgtcctccagtgtcgtcaggccgatttcccttaatctttcttcataggacattccccttagctctggaactaaccttgtcgcaaacctttgtactttctctagtttcttgacgtgctttatcaagtgcgggttccaaacaggtgctgcatactccagtatgggcctgacatacacggtgtacagtgtcttgaatgattccttactaaggtatcggaatgctgttctcaggtttgccaggcgcccatatgctgcagcagttatctgattgatgtgtgcttccggagacatgctcggtgttatactcaccccaatatctttctccttgagtgaggtttgcagtctttggccacctagcctatactctgtctgtggtcttctgtgcccttcccctatcttcatgactttgcatttggcaggattaaattcgagaagccatttgctggaccaggtgtccagtctgtccaggtctctgaagtcctgcctggtcctcatcagatttaattctcctcattaacttcacatcatctgcaaacagggacacttctgagtctaacccttgtgtgtgtgcgtgtgtgtttgtgtgtgtgtgtgtgtgtatgcgtgtgcgtgtgtgtgctcacctaattgtggctccagaggtcgattcatagctcccg is from Cherax quadricarinatus isolate ZL_2023a chromosome 70, ASM3850222v1, whole genome shotgun sequence and encodes:
- the LOC128696753 gene encoding uncharacterized protein translates to MISQALVSCVFLCACAVRAVPQTYGILEVQEPLPNTETGPYANVVDAVIEILPDIADVFEKITRSRDPSSDPADFKVIQDIILSFLPITEKIMRAAAKADGREVKPEELERLARVSKVLPDYFRLIEDITTKDLAGISDLAAKDSGISTASSSAHR